Proteins encoded together in one Anaerococcus murdochii window:
- a CDS encoding efflux RND transporter permease subunit: MKKISKFISYHPRLVLLVMTILLIPSWIGYKSTGVNYDILSYLPENLESTQGQEILDKDFKNAATGMLILKGTDHDADKLKKEILEIDGVEDVISKSSIVGDTVPSEFLPDEIRDAFYAEDSTLLMVKFSESSSSFRTMEAIDQIRDLESKEKYLSGISSLVKDTKDLIDRETPIYVALAVALALVVLSLANESTIIPFLFMLNIGYAILYNFGTNIFLGEISYITKAIAAVLQLAVTTDYSIFLYHRYVEKKKKNESNNEAMAKAIDSTLASIFASSLTTFAGFLVLLLMQLGLGKDIGLVMSKGVLLGLISTVVVLPPMILLAEKLVNRFNHKVLLPDFSRTASFTIKHRKKLFIVFLLLFIPAVYGARNTNLYYNLDRSLPQDLDSIVALNKMKKDYNMASSHFIVVKDDLSKTSVNSMIEEIEDVDGVNNVLSVNSMTGLTIPSEVLPEKLKQNFVQNGYQMIMVNSEYQTASSEVNRQVSEIDKIVKAHDPDGKLTGEAVLTKDLTILSDRDFKMVNIASIIVVFLIIALVFKSFAIPIVLIAAIELAIFINMGIPFYFGHTIPFITSIIIGVVQLGSTIDYSILMMDRFIFEYKKHKDLDKALDLSVRETSKSIVTSALSFFAATIGVGIYSKMEIVSTICIFLARGAIISMLVIIIFLPAIIGVSIPFIEKTTKGFKEGKENE; this comes from the coding sequence ATGAAAAAAATATCAAAATTTATTTCATACCATCCTAGGTTGGTACTTTTGGTGATGACTATTTTACTAATACCATCATGGATTGGCTATAAGTCCACAGGGGTAAACTATGATATCCTATCATATTTGCCAGAAAATCTTGAGTCTACTCAAGGCCAGGAGATCCTTGATAAGGACTTTAAGAATGCTGCTACGGGCATGCTTATCTTAAAGGGCACTGATCACGATGCAGACAAGTTAAAAAAAGAAATATTAGAAATAGATGGGGTTGAAGATGTAATTTCAAAATCTTCAATCGTTGGCGATACAGTTCCTAGTGAATTTTTGCCCGACGAGATTAGGGATGCTTTTTATGCTGAAGATTCAACTCTTTTGATGGTTAAATTTTCTGAGTCATCTTCGTCTTTTAGGACAATGGAGGCAATTGATCAGATAAGGGATCTTGAGTCCAAGGAAAAATACCTGAGTGGAATCTCTTCCTTGGTTAAGGATACTAAGGATTTAATCGATAGGGAAACTCCTATTTATGTGGCTCTTGCAGTTGCTTTGGCCCTTGTAGTTCTATCTTTGGCCAATGAATCAACTATTATCCCATTTCTCTTTATGCTAAATATTGGCTACGCTATTTTGTATAACTTTGGGACAAATATATTTTTGGGAGAAATTTCTTATATAACTAAGGCAATTGCAGCTGTTTTGCAGTTAGCTGTTACAACAGACTATTCGATTTTCCTCTACCATAGGTATGTAGAAAAGAAAAAGAAAAATGAAAGTAATAATGAGGCCATGGCTAAGGCAATTGATTCGACTTTAGCATCAATCTTTGCCTCATCTCTTACAACTTTCGCAGGATTTTTAGTACTTTTATTGATGCAGTTAGGTTTAGGTAAGGATATAGGGCTTGTAATGAGCAAGGGAGTGCTCTTAGGACTTATTTCAACAGTTGTAGTCTTGCCACCAATGATTTTATTGGCAGAAAAACTTGTAAATAGGTTTAACCACAAAGTTTTACTCCCAGATTTTTCAAGGACAGCAAGCTTTACAATCAAACATAGGAAAAAACTTTTTATAGTATTTTTACTTTTGTTTATACCAGCTGTCTACGGGGCAAGAAATACTAATCTTTATTACAACTTGGATAGGTCACTCCCACAAGATCTAGACTCAATTGTTGCCCTAAACAAGATGAAAAAAGACTACAATATGGCTTCAAGCCATTTTATAGTAGTCAAAGATGACCTTTCAAAGACAAGTGTAAATTCAATGATAGAAGAAATTGAAGATGTGGACGGGGTAAATAACGTTCTAAGTGTGAATTCTATGACAGGTTTAACCATCCCAAGCGAAGTCCTACCTGAAAAATTAAAGCAAAACTTCGTTCAAAATGGCTATCAGATGATTATGGTTAATTCAGAATACCAAACAGCTTCAAGTGAGGTTAACAGGCAAGTTTCTGAAATTGATAAGATTGTAAAAGCCCACGATCCTGATGGCAAACTTACTGGTGAGGCAGTTTTGACAAAAGATTTGACAATCCTATCTGACAGGGATTTCAAGATGGTAAATATCGCTTCAATTATAGTGGTATTTTTAATCATCGCTTTAGTTTTCAAGTCATTTGCAATTCCGATTGTTCTAATAGCAGCCATCGAACTTGCGATTTTCATAAATATGGGAATCCCATTCTATTTTGGACACACAATTCCTTTTATCACTTCGATAATTATCGGTGTAGTCCAATTAGGTTCAACCATTGATTATTCAATACTGATGATGGATAGGTTTATCTTTGAATATAAAAAGCACAAAGACCTTGATAAGGCTCTTGACCTATCGGTTAGGGAAACATCAAAATCAATAGTTACATCTGCCCTTTCATTTTTCGCAGCAACTATTGGTGTAGGTATTTACTCAAAGATGGAAATTGTATCTACTATTTGTATTTTCTTGGCTAGGGGTGCGATAATTTCAATGCTTGTAATAATTATCTTCTTACCAGCCATAATAGGAGTCTCAATACCATTTATTGAAAAAACTACAAAAGGATTTAAGGAAGGAAAAGAAAATGAATAA
- a CDS encoding coiled-coil domain-containing protein produces MNKKFVKALAVLSVSSILGGNIAFASESKTYKNETVYVTKEAGKVTDQTVSVWINKDGKAGIKDKSDLRDIKNLETDEKIEPKDGFIDINSKDKDFYYQGKTDKDLPVDVEIKYELDGKAIDFKDLEGKSGKLKITITAHNKVKESQKSGKAIYAPYLVMTEMTFADDEVKNIEADSAKIIKDGKNQIVGGVLAPGLKENFDGLLDDEKLDKFKDQIEIEMDVENFKPGEAYVVITNEIFQEGKSLKSFDDLEAGLDQLTANAGKLVDGSGKLKEGSKSLNKGISDLADGSEKLSAGSEKLIAGFDQMSGAFASLPEKIGPMGNAISALDEGGANLNAGLNQYTGGLSEINSKVGDLMDGADRLNQGATDLNAGIASLSEGSKALSEKLSQGSEGDDLTEFVTSLKALKAGIDDFSENINPMAESLEKLNQGLKSASGSSEKISKSIADLSAAGENAPNTEAVISNINQNAANLENQITSLEAKNTDGSLTSEIENLRAIKNGLYGQSQKLGASAKVNAEIYAGLKNLSGASNELTTGLNKLSMGLGEMSEKLNESKSDLEKASNKLGAGIEKIESGLSDSDLMKLGEALKQLDEGLAKVKEGSDKLLLGTEANKEGVEKLANGLNLLDSKSADLREGSEKLSGGLSEFKERSKALSELGSINDKALNPMAKGLSDLNKGILDLRAGALKLKEGSDTYNEKYEEFDSGLRRYKVEGIDKLSGKTGDIKEIGEILDQMSNLAKKNNSISGSTDDIETRSRIIEKIR; encoded by the coding sequence ATGAATAAAAAATTTGTAAAAGCACTCGCAGTTTTAAGTGTAAGTTCTATACTTGGAGGAAATATCGCTTTTGCTAGTGAGTCTAAAACCTATAAAAACGAAACAGTTTATGTTACAAAAGAAGCGGGCAAGGTCACAGATCAGACTGTCTCAGTTTGGATAAATAAGGACGGAAAGGCAGGTATTAAGGACAAGTCAGACCTTAGAGACATTAAAAACCTTGAAACTGACGAAAAAATTGAGCCCAAGGACGGTTTTATTGATATAAATTCTAAAGATAAAGACTTTTATTACCAGGGTAAGACTGACAAGGACTTGCCTGTGGATGTAGAAATAAAATACGAACTAGATGGCAAGGCCATAGATTTTAAAGACCTTGAAGGAAAATCTGGCAAGCTTAAAATCACAATTACAGCCCACAACAAGGTGAAAGAAAGCCAAAAATCTGGTAAAGCGATTTATGCACCTTACCTTGTGATGACTGAGATGACATTTGCAGATGATGAGGTAAAAAATATCGAGGCTGATTCTGCAAAAATTATAAAAGATGGCAAAAACCAAATAGTAGGAGGAGTCCTTGCTCCAGGTCTAAAGGAAAATTTTGATGGACTTTTAGATGATGAAAAGCTTGATAAGTTCAAAGACCAAATTGAAATTGAAATGGATGTGGAAAATTTCAAACCTGGCGAGGCCTATGTTGTAATCACAAATGAAATCTTCCAAGAGGGTAAAAGCCTAAAATCCTTTGATGATTTGGAAGCTGGACTTGACCAATTAACAGCAAATGCAGGTAAGCTTGTTGATGGTTCAGGCAAACTCAAAGAAGGAAGTAAAAGTCTTAACAAAGGAATTTCTGACTTGGCTGATGGATCCGAAAAACTATCCGCAGGATCTGAGAAGTTAATTGCAGGTTTTGACCAAATGAGCGGAGCTTTTGCAAGCCTACCAGAAAAAATAGGACCAATGGGAAATGCCATCTCTGCTCTTGATGAGGGAGGGGCAAATTTAAATGCTGGCCTTAACCAATATACAGGTGGTCTTTCTGAGATTAATTCAAAAGTGGGTGATTTGATGGATGGTGCAGATCGTCTTAATCAAGGTGCTACTGACCTTAATGCAGGAATTGCAAGTTTAAGTGAGGGGAGTAAGGCCTTAAGCGAAAAATTATCCCAAGGGTCTGAGGGAGATGATTTAACAGAATTTGTCACTTCATTAAAGGCTCTCAAAGCTGGTATTGATGACTTTAGCGAAAATATAAATCCTATGGCTGAATCCTTAGAAAAATTAAACCAAGGCCTAAAATCTGCTAGTGGCTCTTCAGAAAAAATATCAAAATCCATAGCTGATCTAAGTGCTGCAGGAGAAAATGCACCAAATACTGAAGCGGTAATATCAAATATTAACCAAAATGCGGCTAATCTTGAAAATCAAATAACAAGTCTTGAGGCTAAAAATACTGATGGCTCTTTGACAAGTGAGATTGAAAACTTAAGGGCAATCAAAAATGGTCTTTATGGTCAAAGTCAAAAACTCGGTGCCAGTGCAAAGGTAAATGCAGAAATTTACGCTGGTTTAAAAAACTTAAGCGGGGCATCAAATGAGCTTACAACAGGTCTTAACAAATTAAGCATGGGTCTTGGAGAGATGAGCGAAAAGCTAAATGAATCCAAATCTGACCTGGAAAAGGCATCAAACAAACTAGGAGCAGGCATAGAAAAAATTGAAAGTGGCTTATCCGATTCCGACTTGATGAAATTAGGGGAAGCCCTAAAGCAACTTGATGAGGGCTTAGCAAAAGTTAAGGAAGGTTCCGATAAACTTCTTTTAGGTACAGAAGCCAATAAGGAAGGCGTCGAAAAACTCGCTAATGGCCTAAATTTATTAGATTCAAAATCAGCCGATTTAAGGGAAGGTTCAGAAAAATTATCCGGCGGCCTTAGCGAATTTAAGGAAAGGTCTAAGGCCCTAAGTGAGCTTGGATCAATTAATGATAAAGCCTTAAACCCAATGGCCAAGGGTCTTTCTGACTTAAATAAGGGAATTCTTGACCTAAGGGCAGGTGCACTTAAGCTAAAAGAAGGGTCAGATACTTATAATGAAAAATATGAAGAATTTGACTCAGGACTTAGAAGGTACAAGGTAGAAGGCATTGATAAATTATCTGGCAAAACTGGAGATATCAAAGAAATAGGAGAAATCCTAGACCAAATGTCAAATCTTGCTAAGAAAAATAATTCAATATCAGGCTCAACTGATGATATTGAAACAAGGTCAAGAATAATAGAGAAAATCAGATAA
- the tnpA gene encoding IS200/IS605 family transposase, giving the protein MDKNTLSHTSWRCKYHIVFAPKYRRQVIYRQLRKDIGSILRELCSRKGVNIIEAELCPDHVHMLVEIPPKYSISQIMGYLKGKSSLIIFDRHANLKYKYGNRHFWCRGYYVDTVGRNEKKIKEYIQNQLKEDYYADQISIKEYHDPFTGESVNKNK; this is encoded by the coding sequence ATGGATAAAAATACTTTATCACATACAAGCTGGAGATGCAAATATCATATAGTTTTTGCGCCAAAATATAGAAGACAAGTAATATATAGACAACTAAGGAAAGATATAGGAAGCATACTTCGAGAATTATGTTCAAGAAAAGGAGTAAACATAATAGAAGCAGAGTTATGCCCAGATCATGTCCATATGTTGGTAGAAATACCACCAAAATATTCAATATCACAAATAATGGGATATTTAAAAGGAAAAAGTTCGCTGATAATATTCGATAGACATGCCAACTTAAAATATAAATATGGAAACAGACATTTTTGGTGTAGAGGATACTATGTAGATACTGTAGGCAGAAATGAAAAGAAAATAAAAGAATATATACAAAATCAATTAAAAGAAGATTATTATGCTGACCAAATAAGTATAAAAGAATACCATGACCCGTTTACGGGAGAGTCAGTAAATAAAAACAAATAA
- a CDS encoding xanthine phosphoribosyltransferase → MKELEERILKDGIVIGPDILKVDSFLNQQIDSKLIHKMGIEFANYFRDKKIDKVLTVESSGIAPALATALELEVNCVFARKKQSLTTGDNFYHSSVYSFTKQVTNELIVSKDFIKEGENVLMIDDFLANGQAAKGMIAIVRQAGANPAGLGIVIEKSFSEGRELIEDMDIDIYSLARIAKLEDGKITFVEESKLPA, encoded by the coding sequence ATGAAAGAACTAGAAGAAAGAATTCTTAAAGATGGGATTGTTATTGGGCCTGATATATTAAAGGTTGACTCTTTCTTAAACCAGCAAATCGACTCTAAATTAATCCATAAGATGGGCATTGAATTTGCAAACTACTTTAGAGACAAAAAAATCGATAAGGTCCTAACTGTAGAATCGTCTGGTATAGCACCAGCTCTTGCTACAGCCCTTGAGCTTGAAGTTAACTGCGTTTTTGCCAGAAAAAAACAATCACTTACCACAGGTGATAACTTCTATCATTCAAGCGTATATTCATTCACCAAGCAAGTTACAAACGAACTTATTGTGTCAAAAGACTTCATAAAAGAAGGCGAAAATGTCCTAATGATCGATGACTTTTTGGCAAACGGTCAAGCAGCTAAAGGCATGATTGCAATAGTTAGACAAGCAGGAGCAAATCCAGCAGGTCTTGGAATCGTAATAGAAAAATCCTTCAGCGAAGGAAGAGAACTCATAGAAGATATGGACATAGACATCTATTCCCTAGCAAGGATTGCCAAACTAGAAGACGGAAAGATTACATTTGTAGAAGAATCAAAACTACCAGCTTAG
- a CDS encoding DeoR/GlpR family DNA-binding transcription regulator gives MDIILDILKKEEAVSNKILTEKLGVSESTLRRDLSYLQDMGKITRVHGGAVLNSIVPREINFTDNQKIRLSEKSKIGRKAKSLIGDAKFIYLDAGSTCNEVIDYFENGQDITIVTNGLMHVEKLIGKNIPTILLEGQVKPETKVTTGPKTLASIGKYNFDLAFIGANGFDDKGFYTADINEAMVKAKAIENSTRAYVLADRSKENIRYFATIATRDEIKLITEEE, from the coding sequence TTGGATATTATTCTAGACATCCTCAAAAAAGAAGAGGCGGTTTCGAATAAAATCCTAACAGAAAAGCTAGGTGTTAGTGAATCTACTTTGAGGCGAGACTTGTCTTATTTGCAAGATATGGGCAAGATTACAAGGGTCCATGGAGGTGCGGTTTTAAATTCTATCGTCCCAAGAGAGATAAATTTCACTGACAATCAAAAAATTAGGCTAAGTGAAAAATCCAAAATTGGTAGAAAGGCTAAAAGCCTAATTGGAGATGCTAAGTTTATCTACCTAGATGCTGGATCAACCTGCAATGAAGTTATTGACTATTTTGAAAACGGCCAGGATATAACAATTGTGACAAATGGTCTTATGCATGTTGAGAAATTAATCGGCAAAAATATCCCAACCATACTTTTAGAAGGTCAGGTAAAACCAGAAACCAAAGTTACAACTGGCCCAAAGACTCTTGCATCAATAGGAAAGTACAATTTTGACCTAGCCTTTATAGGGGCTAATGGTTTTGATGACAAGGGCTTTTACACAGCCGACATCAACGAAGCCATGGTTAAGGCAAAGGCTATTGAAAATTCAACTAGGGCCTACGTTTTAGCTGACAGATCAAAGGAGAATATCAGGTATTTTGCGACAATAGCGACAAGGGATGAAATAAAGTTAATTACGGAGGAAGAATGA
- the pfkB gene encoding 1-phosphofructokinase — MIYTITTNPAIDYILRFDKFEDGATIRASEDEKYPGGKGIMASKILHNLGEKPVNLGFVGGFIGEYIANSIRDLGLDEKFVRIKENSRINVKLKYDKETEINAKGPKISKEEVEKFFDSLKEIEKGDVIVISGSLPYSLDSDFYKKVIEKTEADFTIDIADKKLLDYLAYKPLLVKPNEEELGKIFQTEINDENLVEYARKLNELGAKNVIVSLGAKGSIFVDENHAYRAKPIEGKLVNSVGAGDSMVGGFVYGMVNKLEKIDAYKLAVACGTATAFSPDIANRDMINQILNKVEVEEIGN; from the coding sequence ATGATTTATACAATTACAACCAACCCTGCCATTGACTACATCTTAAGGTTTGATAAATTCGAAGATGGGGCGACAATCAGGGCGAGTGAAGACGAAAAATACCCAGGCGGCAAGGGGATTATGGCTAGCAAAATCCTTCACAACCTCGGAGAAAAGCCAGTAAATTTGGGCTTTGTCGGAGGTTTTATAGGAGAATATATAGCAAATTCCATAAGGGACTTGGGTCTTGATGAAAAATTCGTAAGAATTAAGGAAAATTCAAGAATAAACGTCAAACTAAAATACGACAAGGAAACAGAAATTAATGCCAAGGGGCCAAAGATTTCAAAGGAAGAAGTCGAGAAGTTTTTTGACAGCCTAAAAGAAATCGAAAAGGGAGATGTCATTGTTATTTCAGGGTCTTTGCCATATTCGCTGGATTCTGATTTTTATAAGAAAGTCATAGAAAAAACCGAGGCAGACTTCACTATTGATATTGCTGATAAAAAACTTTTGGATTATTTGGCCTATAAACCACTTTTGGTTAAGCCAAACGAAGAGGAATTGGGAAAAATTTTCCAAACTGAAATAAATGATGAAAACCTAGTCGAATATGCTAGGAAGTTAAATGAACTCGGAGCTAAAAATGTAATTGTTTCACTTGGAGCAAAGGGTTCGATTTTTGTGGATGAAAATCACGCTTACAGGGCAAAGCCAATTGAAGGCAAGCTAGTAAATTCAGTAGGTGCAGGTGATTCTATGGTGGGTGGTTTTGTTTATGGAATGGTAAATAAACTCGAAAAAATCGATGCCTACAAATTGGCAGTTGCTTGTGGGACAGCAACCGCCTTTAGCCCAGATATAGCAAATAGAGACATGATCAACCAAATATTAAACAAAGTAGAGGTAGAAGAAATTGGAAATTAG
- a CDS encoding PTS fructose transporter subunit IIABC, whose protein sequence is MEIRDLLKKDLMVLDLKAETKEEAIKEIADKFFEKGYVKSAEDFAEGLREREAQGSTALGESVAIPHSKNKTVIEPAVLFARKIGGLDYDALDGEPTEIFFAIGAPDGENNLHVATLAELSKMIMKDGFIDDLKKVNNEDEAYTVIEKYSEKAKPVQEEAKTEVKSDINLLAVTACPNGIAHTYMAQEAIEKAAKARGVNIKVETNGSDGIKNRLTASEIEKADAIIIAADKKVETARFNGKKVIQRPVSDGIRKADELVDRAIKGEANIYHEEGGSKESYSEEKQSIGQKIYGDLMNGISHMLPFVIGGGILLAISFLFERFAGDESTVFTFLNGLGGDAFSFLIPILAGYISYSIADRPGLMPGMVAGLMASRGAGFIGGLIGGFIAGYVVNFLKKATRNLPKSVEGLKPMLIYPVLGLLIVGAIMFFAVDPVFTGVNNFINKWLMSLSGTNMVLLGALLAGMMAIDMGGPINKAAYAFAIGAFTDTGIGTFMAAVMVGGMVPPIAIAIATTFFKNKFNEEQKKTTITNYILGASFITEGAIPFAAAEPQTVLPSCVIGSSLAGAIIGYFGVSAPAPHGGIFILPAMGSLNQALLFVGAVAIGAIIGGLIFGTIKKKPEEIAG, encoded by the coding sequence TTGGAAATTAGAGATTTATTAAAAAAAGACCTGATGGTCCTAGACCTTAAGGCAGAGACTAAAGAAGAAGCCATCAAGGAAATTGCGGACAAATTTTTTGAAAAAGGCTATGTAAAAAGTGCAGAAGATTTTGCAGAGGGTCTAAGAGAAAGAGAAGCCCAAGGATCAACAGCCCTTGGTGAATCAGTAGCCATTCCTCACAGCAAAAATAAAACAGTTATTGAACCTGCTGTCCTATTTGCAAGAAAAATCGGAGGGCTCGACTACGATGCCCTAGATGGTGAGCCAACAGAGATTTTCTTTGCCATAGGAGCTCCTGATGGGGAAAATAACCTCCACGTTGCAACCCTTGCAGAGCTTTCTAAGATGATTATGAAAGATGGATTCATAGACGACCTAAAAAAGGTTAATAACGAAGATGAGGCTTATACAGTAATTGAAAAATATTCAGAAAAAGCAAAACCAGTCCAAGAAGAAGCCAAGACAGAAGTAAAATCAGACATCAACCTTCTTGCAGTCACAGCTTGTCCAAACGGCATTGCCCATACCTACATGGCCCAGGAAGCTATAGAAAAGGCAGCAAAGGCCAGGGGAGTTAATATCAAGGTTGAAACTAATGGTTCTGACGGAATCAAAAATAGACTAACAGCATCTGAAATTGAAAAAGCAGACGCAATCATAATTGCAGCTGACAAAAAAGTTGAAACTGCTAGATTTAACGGCAAAAAAGTAATCCAAAGACCAGTTTCAGATGGAATCAGAAAGGCTGATGAACTTGTGGATAGGGCTATAAAAGGCGAAGCCAATATCTACCACGAAGAGGGCGGCTCAAAAGAGTCTTATAGCGAAGAAAAACAATCAATCGGCCAAAAAATTTACGGTGATTTGATGAATGGTATCAGCCACATGTTGCCATTTGTAATTGGTGGTGGTATTCTACTTGCCATTTCCTTCCTTTTTGAGAGATTTGCTGGCGATGAATCAACAGTATTCACCTTCCTAAACGGCCTTGGAGGAGATGCCTTTTCCTTCTTGATACCAATTCTTGCAGGTTATATTTCCTATTCCATTGCTGATAGGCCAGGCCTCATGCCAGGTATGGTTGCAGGTTTAATGGCAAGTCGTGGTGCAGGATTTATCGGTGGTTTAATTGGTGGTTTTATAGCAGGTTATGTTGTAAACTTCCTCAAAAAAGCTACAAGAAATCTACCAAAATCAGTTGAAGGCCTAAAGCCAATGCTAATTTATCCTGTTCTTGGACTTTTAATTGTAGGGGCAATCATGTTCTTTGCAGTTGATCCAGTATTTACAGGTGTGAATAACTTTATCAACAAGTGGTTAATGAGTCTTTCTGGCACAAACATGGTTCTTCTCGGAGCCCTTCTTGCAGGAATGATGGCAATTGACATGGGTGGTCCAATCAACAAGGCAGCCTATGCCTTTGCAATCGGCGCTTTTACAGACACTGGAATCGGAACTTTCATGGCAGCTGTAATGGTAGGCGGAATGGTGCCACCAATTGCAATTGCTATTGCTACAACCTTCTTCAAGAACAAATTCAATGAAGAACAAAAGAAAACCACAATCACCAACTATATCCTAGGTGCATCTTTCATCACAGAGGGAGCCATCCCATTTGCGGCAGCAGAGCCACAAACAGTTCTCCCATCATGTGTAATAGGCTCTAGTTTAGCAGGCGCTATCATAGGCTACTTTGGAGTAAGCGCTCCAGCTCCACACGGCGGAATTTTCATCCTTCCAGCCATGGGATCATTAAACCAAGCTCTATTATTTGTTGGAGCAGTTGCAATAGGAGCTATAATCGGCGGTCTAATCTTTGGTACAATTAAGAAAAAACCAGAAGAAATAGCTGGTTAA
- the ltrA gene encoding group II intron reverse transcriptase/maturase — protein sequence MKETNHGKDCRKSTRLIKDNSESENKLAGHSHDKINSKENTKNELIEKILHRDNLNEAFKRVKSNKGTAGIDGITTEELLEHLKENKDKILGQIRARKYKPKAVKRVQIPKSNGKKRNLGIPTTTDRVIQQAIAQILSPIYENKFSENSYGFRPNRNAHDALKRIKEIAEEGYTWVVDLDLEKYFDTVNQSKLIQILSEEIKDGDVISLIHKYLKSGIMIDEIKVKSDKGVPQGGPLSPLLANIYLNEADQELEKWGYKFVRYADDMLIFARNRKAAERYYKRVKKLLEGKLKLKVNEEKTSIRKLSQTKYLGYGFYHNNGTQLKVHKESLKKLTAKLKAVTSRSNALGYRQRRIKINQIIRGWIQYFKLANMRNHLQKLDEWLRRRIRMCAWKSWKKIKTKFTNLVKLGTTKYQAWQWANTRKSYWRIAKSPVLNRALNNKRIAERGYISLVSYYNKVHIKL from the coding sequence ATGAAAGAAACTAATCATGGCAAAGACTGTAGAAAATCAACCAGACTAATCAAAGATAACTCGGAAAGTGAAAATAAATTAGCTGGACACAGTCATGATAAGATTAACTCAAAAGAAAATACCAAAAATGAACTAATTGAGAAAATACTCCATCGAGACAACCTAAATGAAGCCTTTAAAAGAGTAAAATCCAACAAAGGTACAGCAGGAATAGATGGAATAACAACAGAAGAACTCCTAGAACATCTAAAAGAAAACAAAGATAAAATACTAGGACAAATAAGAGCGAGGAAATACAAGCCCAAAGCAGTAAAAAGAGTACAAATACCAAAATCAAATGGTAAGAAACGAAATCTAGGAATACCCACAACAACAGATAGGGTAATACAACAAGCAATAGCACAAATACTAAGCCCAATATATGAAAATAAATTCTCAGAAAACAGCTATGGATTTAGACCAAATAGAAATGCACATGATGCCCTAAAAAGGATAAAAGAAATAGCAGAAGAAGGATACACTTGGGTAGTAGACTTAGACCTAGAAAAATACTTCGACACAGTAAACCAATCCAAACTCATACAAATCCTATCAGAAGAAATAAAAGATGGAGATGTAATATCCTTAATACACAAATATCTAAAATCAGGAATAATGATAGATGAAATAAAAGTAAAATCAGACAAAGGAGTCCCACAAGGCGGTCCCCTAAGTCCATTACTCGCAAACATCTACCTAAATGAAGCTGACCAAGAACTTGAAAAATGGGGATACAAATTTGTAAGATATGCAGACGACATGCTAATATTTGCAAGAAATAGAAAAGCAGCCGAAAGATACTACAAAAGAGTCAAAAAGCTGTTAGAAGGAAAATTAAAGCTTAAAGTCAATGAGGAAAAGACCTCAATAAGAAAATTAAGCCAAACAAAATATCTAGGATATGGATTTTACCATAACAACGGAACCCAATTAAAAGTACACAAAGAAAGCCTAAAGAAACTAACGGCAAAACTAAAAGCAGTAACAAGCAGAAGTAATGCACTAGGCTATAGGCAAAGAAGAATAAAAATCAACCAAATCATAAGAGGATGGATACAATATTTCAAACTAGCAAATATGAGAAATCATCTTCAGAAACTAGACGAATGGTTAAGAAGAAGAATCAGAATGTGTGCATGGAAAAGCTGGAAGAAAATTAAAACTAAATTTACAAACTTAGTAAAACTAGGTACAACAAAATATCAAGCTTGGCAATGGGCAAATACACGCAAATCCTATTGGAGAATAGCCAAAAGCCCAGTATTAAACAGAGCTCTAAACAACAAAAGAATAGCTGAAAGGGGCTATATATCCCTAGTCAGCTATTACAATAAAGTTCATATTAAATTGTAG